A single genomic interval of Antechinus flavipes isolate AdamAnt ecotype Samford, QLD, Australia chromosome 1, AdamAnt_v2, whole genome shotgun sequence harbors:
- the LOC127549564 gene encoding translation initiation factor IF-2-like, with translation MSRAFPRGPRSPAQEQRLQPPHGLPGAGESRAGGGHKEAGPRPDVAGIQDPWRTHLAIHRLRHSSGRQRPPLPKAGPPSSQRPEEDPGQEPQGEASGPRAAPAPGSAPPARAKSHYPFPKRKAPRISEAARRLGLYRPT, from the exons ATGAGCCGGGCCTTCCCCCGCGGGCCCCGGAGCCCGGCCCAGGAGCAGAGGCTGCAGCCGCCCCACGGCCTCCCCGGAGCAG GTGAGAGCCGGGCCGGTGGCGGACACAAGGAGGCCGGCCCGAGACCAGACGTGGCGGGCATCCAGGACCCGTGGCGCACCCACCTGGCGATCCACCGTCTGCGCCACTCCAGCGGCCGGCAGAGGCCGCCTCTCCCCAAGGCCGGGCCGCCTTCCTCGCAGCGGCCCGAGGAGGACCCGGGGCAGGAGCCCCAGGGAGAGGCTTCGGGGCCCCGGGCGGCGCCGGCCCCTGGGAGTGCTCCCCCAGCCCGGGCCAAGAGCCACTACCCTTTCCCAAAGAGAAAAGCGCCTCGGATCTCGGAGGCCGCCCGGAGACTGGGTCTCTACAGGCCCACCTGA